Proteins from one Drosophila gunungcola strain Sukarami chromosome 3R, Dgunungcola_SK_2, whole genome shotgun sequence genomic window:
- the LOC128251713 gene encoding transcription factor castor — translation MSNQMEFIMQLYMMNLMKQQQQQQQLQLQQPLAGYTYTQNEDISSSTCLQQQHEQQQHQQQHQAQQQSHLQQPQQDPLKTRTHKRISSQNTNCSSSRSCSPNSNLIAFQPQQYTGATAATPPTPNHNTHNLVGQMLLNTLPPLTQYMLQQQQQQQQQQQHLLTTTNLLLTPTHTPSSLGKPDPPQHQLLLGQFASSEPFTTNNFLQSSTVTSTPIEKAATPATEAGPTAAGATAGDLSAVTVKFEQDSVDDEDDDKPLSSLNSCSSSGHSHTNASSEKLLLLSGVHPLESTTDSLDSPSMYTPVKQPADSSYNITPVESELTPNTPLQQTQTTSLLTPPSSEQSKSMVSLSAASGLDALLQSEEILKNLRKVSSYLECENSLCRQENLREHFHCHEEPCQGKILSKKDDIIRHLKWHKKRKESLKLGFARFSSSDDCAPAYGEGCAYNWKQTHYHCVYEHCPKVYVSTSDVQMHANFHRKDSEIVNEGFRRFRAHENCRIEDCPFFGKKISHYHCCREGCNHTFKNKADMDKHKTYHLKDHQLKMDGFKKILKTEVCPFEACKFSTVCNHIHCVREGCDYILHSSSQMISHKRKHDRQDGEQAYQQFKVKQDVEESSLDATSQQQHQQQQPIGGGQPQVSNSVCGSNASTPLSSLSAEHFLARKRGRPPKKIQLPADVQQPDAKRLKVEDDTSNPALPLPQIQIQSQPAAPVHPLTNGLFPGLLPAASAPGVDPTAPNFQLTHLMALFQLQNPLFYQNLYPAMTQNPSMLGNLAALSAASAAAAAAAAANGAAIQQPKSEFSFKPEFKE, via the exons ATGTCCAACCAAATGGAGTTTATTATGCAACTTTACATGATGAACTTGatgaagcagcagcagcagcagcagcaactgcaactgcagcagccgCTGGCTGGATACACATACACCCAGAACGAGGATATCTCGAGCAGCACTTgcctgcagcagcaacacgagcagcagcaacatcagcagcaacatcaggcACAACAGCAATCGCATCTGCAACAGCCACAGCAAGATCCTCTCAAGACAAGAACGCACAAACGCATTAGCTCGCAAAACACCAACTGTAGTAGTAGCCGTAGTTGTAGTCCCAATAGTAATTTGATTGCTTTTCAACCACAACAATATACAGGcgctacagcagcaacaccacccACACCTAACCACAACACACACAATTTGGTGGGCCAAATGTTGCTCAACACCCTGCCGCCGCTGACGCAGTACAtgttgcagcaacagcaacagcagcagcagcagcagcagcatttgCTGACCACCACCAACCTCCTACTAACACCCACCCACACCCCCAGTTCGCTGGGAAAGCCGGATCCGCCGCAACATCAGTTGCTGCTGGGCCAATTCGCCAGCTCCGAACCGTTTACCACAAATAATTTTCTGCAATCCTCCACAGTGACATCCACGCCAATCGAGAAGGCAGCCACGCCAGCAACTGAGGCAGGACCCACTGCAGCAGGAGCCACCGCCGGCGACCTTTCGGCGGTCACAGTCAAGTTTGAGCAGGACTCcgtcgacgacgaggacgacgacAAACCGCTGTCCAGCCTCAACAGCTGCAGCTCCTCGGGCCACAGCCACACCAATGCCAGCTCCGAGAAGCTGCTGCTCCTGTCGGGCGTCCATCCGCTGGAGTCAACCACCGACAGCCTTGACTCACCCAGCATG TACACGCCCGTCAAGCAGCCAGCGGACTCGTCGTACAACATCACGCCCGTCGAAAGCGAACTGACCCCCAACACGCCCCTCCAGCAGACCCAGACCACCTCCCTCCTGACCCCACCCTCCAGCGAGCAGAGCAAGAGCATGGTGAGCCTCTCGGCGGCCAGCGGCCTGGACGCCCTGCTCCAGAGCGAGGAGATCCTGAAGAACCTGCGCAAGGTTTCCTCCTACCTGGAGTGCGAGAACAGCCTGTGCCGGCAGGAGAACCTGCGGGAGCACTTCCACTGCCACGAGGAGCCCTGCCAGGGCAAGATCCTGAGCAAGAAGGACGACATCATCCGGCACCTGAAGTGGCACAAGAAGCGCAAGGAGAGCCTCAAGCTGGGCTTCGCCCGCTTCTCCTCCTCCGACGACTGTGCCCCCGCCTACGGAGAGGGCTGCGCCTACAACTGGAAGCAGACCCACTACCACTGCGTCTACGAGCACTGTCCCAAGGTCTATGTGAGCACCAGCGACGTCCAGATGCACGCCAACTTCCACCGCAAGGACTCCGAGATCGTCAACGAGGGCTTCCGGCGCTTCCGGGCCCACGAGAACTGCCGCATCGAGGATTGCCCCTTCTTCGGCAAGAAGATCTCGCACTATCACTGCTGTCGCGAGGGCTGCAATCACACCTTCAAGAACAAGGCTGATATGG ACAAACACAAGACCTACCATCTGAAAGACCACCAGCTGAAGATGGATGGCTTCAAGAAGATCCTGAAGACCGAGGTGTGTCCTTTCGAGGCCTGCAAGTTCTCCACCGTCTGCAACCACATCCACTGCGTCCGCGAGGGCTGCGACTACATCCTGCACTCCAGCAGCCAGATGATCAGCCACAAGAGGAAACACGATCGTCAGGATGGAGAGCAGGCCTACCAGCAGTTCAAGGTCAAGCAGGATGTGGAGGAGTCCTCGCTGGATGCCACgtcccagcagcaacatcagcagcagcagcccatCGGCGGTGGCCAACCCCAAGTCAGCAATTCGGTTTGTGGCAGCAACGCCTCCACTCCGCTCTCCTCCCTCTCCGCCGAGCACTTTCTGGCCCGAAAACGCGGCAGGCCGCCCAAGAAAATT CAACTGCCCGCCGATGTCCAGCAGCCGGATGCCAAGCGCCTCAAGGTCGAGGATGACACCAGCAATCCCGCCTTGCCCCTGccccagatccagatccagtCCCAGCCCGCAGCCCCTGTCCATCCGCTGACCAATGGTCTGTTTCCCGGCCTGCTGCCCGCTGCCTCTGCTCCTGGAGTGGATCCCACGGCCCCCAATTTCCAGCTCACCCACTTGATGGCCCTGTTTCAGCTGCAGAACCCGCTCTTCTACCAGAACCTCTATCCCGCCATGACCCAGAACCCCTCCATGCTGGGAAATCTGGCGGCGCTTAGTGCCGCTtcggcagcagcggcggcggcagcggcggccaATGGAGCAGCAATCCAGCAGCCCAAGTCGGAGTTTAGCTTTAAGCCGGAGTTTAAGGAGTAG